Proteins encoded by one window of Dendropsophus ebraccatus isolate aDenEbr1 chromosome 4, aDenEbr1.pat, whole genome shotgun sequence:
- the F3 gene encoding tissue factor isoform X1 has protein sequence MMSRVHTVLLVMCVFCWQRNNAEDVTLPTATNIKLSSINFKTLLDWSPTPTDYVYTVLVRSPYTDWTKKCIHTTSTTCDVTDLVKDVRSTYEVRISSERRRPSETEEFPYAEGPTFTPYEQTIIGKPKIENFTFNGDESRLTVSVSDTRTPYRYSNNNTYMTLRDIFQGDFRYTLFYRKASSTGKKQESSSTNEIVINTEKGESYCFFVQATVPSRKLLRTSQNSDEMCTPTERGESDIVVLVAVGVSAALIVLIVVLSVILCRCRSRKTQNTKETAPLNGV, from the exons ATGATGAGCCGTGTACACACTGTGCTGCTAGTTATGTGCGTCTTCTGCTGGCAGAGGAACAATGCAGAAG ACGTGACCCTTCCCACAGCGACCAACATCAAATTGTCATCAATCAACTTCAAGACTTTACTAGACTGGAGCCCCACACCCACAGACTATGTGTACACCGTGCTGGTGAGAAG CCCGTATACTGACTGGACTAAGAAATGTATCCACACCACCAGCACCACCTGTGATGTCACCGACCTGGTGAAGGACGTCCGCAGCACCTACGAAGTCCGGATCTCATCAGAGAGGAGGCGGCCATCAGAGACCGAGGAGTTCCCCTATGCCGAGGGTCCGACCTTCACGCCTTATGAGCAGA CAATTATTGGAAAACCCAAAATCGAGAATTTTACTTTTAACGGTGATGAGAGCCGCCTGACGGTATCGGTGTCGGACACCCGGACGCCGTACAGATACAGCAACAATAACACCTACATGACTCTGCGGGATATATTCCAGGGTGACTTCCGCTATACGCTCTTCTACAGGAAGGCCTCCAGCACCGGAAAG AAACAGGAATCGTCGTCCACCAACGAGATTGTGATAAATACAGAGAAGGGAGAGAGTTACTGCTTCTTCGTGCAGGCGACCGTTCCATCCCGCAAACTCCTCCGCACGAGCCAGAACTCTGATGAAATGTGCACCCCGACTGAGCGTGGAG aatctgataTTGTTGTCCTGGTCGCTGTAGGCGTGTCGGCGGCGCTGATCGTGCTGATCGTGGTGCTGTCGGTGATCCTGTGCCGATGCAGAAGCCGGAAGACTCAGAATACCAAGGAGACGGCGCCGCTGAATGGTGTATAG
- the F3 gene encoding tissue factor isoform X2, with translation MMSRVHTVLLVMCVFCWQRNNAEDVTLPTATNIKLSSINFKTLLDWSPTPTDYVYTVLVRSPYTDWTKKCIHTTSTTCDVTDLVKDVRSTYEVRISSERRRPSETEEFPYAEGPTFTPYEQTIIGKPKIENFTFNGDESRLTVSVSDTRTPYRYSNNNTYMTLRDIFQGDFRYTLFYRKASSTGKKQESSSTNEIVINTEKGESYCFFVQATVPSRKLLRTSQNSDEMCTPTERGAASGFFPSTGVLFLSNLILLSWSL, from the exons ATGATGAGCCGTGTACACACTGTGCTGCTAGTTATGTGCGTCTTCTGCTGGCAGAGGAACAATGCAGAAG ACGTGACCCTTCCCACAGCGACCAACATCAAATTGTCATCAATCAACTTCAAGACTTTACTAGACTGGAGCCCCACACCCACAGACTATGTGTACACCGTGCTGGTGAGAAG CCCGTATACTGACTGGACTAAGAAATGTATCCACACCACCAGCACCACCTGTGATGTCACCGACCTGGTGAAGGACGTCCGCAGCACCTACGAAGTCCGGATCTCATCAGAGAGGAGGCGGCCATCAGAGACCGAGGAGTTCCCCTATGCCGAGGGTCCGACCTTCACGCCTTATGAGCAGA CAATTATTGGAAAACCCAAAATCGAGAATTTTACTTTTAACGGTGATGAGAGCCGCCTGACGGTATCGGTGTCGGACACCCGGACGCCGTACAGATACAGCAACAATAACACCTACATGACTCTGCGGGATATATTCCAGGGTGACTTCCGCTATACGCTCTTCTACAGGAAGGCCTCCAGCACCGGAAAG AAACAGGAATCGTCGTCCACCAACGAGATTGTGATAAATACAGAGAAGGGAGAGAGTTACTGCTTCTTCGTGCAGGCGACCGTTCCATCCCGCAAACTCCTCCGCACGAGCCAGAACTCTGATGAAATGTGCACCCCGACTGAGCGTGGAG CCGCCAGTGGCTTTTTCCCGTCCACTGGAGTTTTGTTCCTCAGT aatctgataTTGTTGTCCTGGTCGCTGTAG